TCAAAACTCCTCCACTCCTCGCCTTTCGCCTCATCCCCCACATCGCCCACTTCAGGGTCCATAAAGCTGCTGAAGCCTTTTGTTGCAGGTGCTGGAAACAGTGAGATGACCTTCCCACCTCACCCCATGTAGCTCTCATTCCCCTGACCCTCGATCAGGGCCACTGCACCAGGGGGAATGAAACAAGGGGAGTCGGCACTTTCTCTAGTTTGAACCTCTTGCTTATTCCGTGGCAGTAATTAAAGACTTAACTCTGACACCAGGCAGCTCGGCAGCTCGGctctctcccagctcagctgaACTGACAAGCACCATCGGCATGCAGCTCTCAGGGGCCAAATGCACAGAAACATTCCTAACTTTGTTTTCAGGCACAGACTtcacccctcctcctctttgGAATCTTAGGGAGTACCCTGGGCTGTCACAGAGGCCCCAAGTACCAGCAGGCACTAAAGAAAAGCTCAGCTATTGTCTTCCAGTTATTCAAAACACTGTACTAAATCTGCCTTTCCCAATCAGTGACAAGAATGGTATGGGATGGTAAATAGTGGGCGTCAGCCCTGTGTGCACATTACAATCACCTGCAGGACGGATGACAAACAGTGAAGCCACGTCTTTCCCTAGGACacatgattttcatttcattaacttAAAGAAACAACATAATCCTGCTCGctcgttctttctttctctctctctctctttctttctttcttttttcctttctttctttctttctttctttctttctttctttctttctttctttctttctttgagagtgggggagaggggaagagagagagactcctcaagcaggctccctgctgagctcggctccatctcacgacccatgagatcatgaccagagccgaaaccaagagtaggacactcaaatgacagagccacccaggagcccctgttctCCCACTTTCTAACTAAACCACATCAGGTGATTCATAGCACTTTtcagagcctccatttccttatctgtgatgTGGGGGTGATAACATTTGCCTCCCAAGGGGTGGTTAAGTTAAGAGAGGTGTCTGGAAGCATAGTAAATGCTAGCTCAATCACAATGTGACTCAAGAACTTTCGGAAGAGGGATTTCCTGTGAGCCCAAAGGCCTGGAAGACTACTTGGAAGAGTTGGATTTGCCTCCTTAAGAAGGAATGTTGACACTTGGGTGGGTGGAGAGGCCAAGGGGACACTCTAAGACATAAGCAACCGGGACCCCTGCCTTGTGCCCTGGACTTTACAGGACTTTGCTCTGCCTTTCCTCTGTCTGCACCTCGCCCCCTCTCCcgtccgccccccccccccccccccacaggcaAGGAGTCCATAGGGAACAAGTGCCATGCCCCCACAGGACCCATGTTCCCATCTTCCAGTTCATGGGTCAGGCACCAGAACCCAGTCTGAGCAGCCTGGGGCTGTTTCTATTGTATTCCCCAGTCCAGTCCTCCTGAGAGGGGGCCACACTTCCGGTTTCCGCTCTAGCCCCAAGGGGTGCCTTAAAGGAGCTATTTATTGAAGGGCATGGGGACAGATCTTGGACTTGAAGGCTGGGATTCTACAGACATGTGCATGAGGCCTTTCAGGGTGTAGGGCAGcccaggggtgggaagggggaggggcaggccacAAGCCAGGGGCTTGCATGCGTTCGCTCCAATACCAGTCTTCAGTTTATAGCGCTTCAGTAGACTGAACACTTGTGTCTCGGTATTTTTCTGGTATGTTTGTCCTCactactaaatttaaaataatatttgaaaaaatagtgCTTAGCTCCCAGCCTAAGACCTCATAGTGCTTGAAAAATATGAATGACACAGAATCCAAACACACTCACGGCAGCTCAGATGTCAATCTTGCTTCAGAGCAGGATTACAGCCAGGAAGGAGACTGCCCGTTTAGAGCAagttggttgtttccagtttaaaCCAGTCCCTTTTGGATAAAGGTCAGTTCTCACGGCTCTTCTCCCTGCATCCCTGGAGGCATCTGGGCAGGAGGAGGCTGACAGACGTTATGGTGAGGGTGAGAGATCGGATCTGTGTGTTCCACATGCCCACCCCCCCTCAGCTTCCGCTGACTTGCTTGGGCACAGTTCGTCACCCCTGACCTCTGAGGATTGGCCTCTGACCCCTCTGCACCTGTTGCTGGCCACGCCCCGATGCTCGGGCCAGGCTCCCCTGGGGCTCGGGCCAGGCTGCTGATTCTCTGAAACTCAGCAGCAACGTCCACCCACCTTTCAGTTTGAAGGTCAGGCCCCTCTGAAAGCCCTGCCAAGTTCCTGCCAACTCCAGGGCATCCCCAGGCCTTAAGCTAATCCTTAATTCTCAGCTACCTTGTCATCATATATTGACATTAAGCGGAAAGATGGGAGGGAGAAACTGTAGGCAGAGCTCAGTACGGGGATTTCACCTTGCACACCAGTTTCCTCGGTCAGTTCTCTCAGGCCAGTAAGACAGGCATTTTAGTTGAAGGTTCCCGTCCCACCctagtgttatgggctgaaccATGTTCCCCCAAAATCAAGTGTTGAAGCCTAACCCTCAGTGTGACTATATTTGCAGATGGGCctttaagaggtaattaaggctaggggcgcctgggtggcacagtggttaagcgtctgccttcggctcagggcgtgatcccggcgttatgggatcgagccccacgtcaggctcctctgctatgagcctgcttcttcctctcccactccccctgcttgtgttccctctctcactggctgtctctatctctgtcgaataaataataaaaatcttaaaaaaaaaaagaggtaattaaggctaaatgaggtcataaagatgAGGCCCTAATTtgataggactggtgtcctcataagaggaAGAGATACCAAAGATAGCTCTCCCtatcccctctgccccccaccaaaCACGCAGAGAAAAGACCAtgtaaagacacagggagaaggcagccatcaagaagcagaggagaaaggctTCACCAGAAACCaatcctgctggcaccttgactttggacttccagccgccagaactgtgggaaaatatcTATTGCTTAAGCAACCCAGACTGTGGTATTTTGGCCCAAGTGGTCTAAGCCACCTAGAGATCACAATTTAATACCTTCTAGAAACCCAAGCATTCTTGGCTCTGAGCATGTGAGCTGCCCAGTGTCACTGCTGCTGCTTTCCTGGGCCTCACTGCCCACTGGAGTTATAGTCCCATACTTTGCCCTGCCTTTTTCTCCAAATCAGGCTCCAGCCTCCTTCCTTTATTCCCTCAGTCGTATTCCCATATTGATCTTGGTACTTACCGTGTTGTTCCATTGGCCCAGGAGCCCAGCTACAACTCAGAGATACTCTTTAGGACGTTGttttgtgtcatttcttttttaacgTTCCCACTTCAAGCAGCTTCAGAAATGGACTATAAATTGTCCCTGTGTGTACATGTGGGAGTGCTCATGCCAAGGAAAGAGGGTGAGTTTTCCCCATAAGGAGGAATCAAGTGCTCCTTTTTGAGGCTGAGCTGACTCTGAGAAGGGCTGGATCCTGTCACATTCTGGAAGTTTCCTGGGAGCTCATCCCCAGCCTCAGGGATTCATCCCAGCATCAAGTTAATAAGCCTAGGATTGAAAAGAGGGCTTTTCAAAGCAAAGGAGCCAATATAGATCTCCATGGAAGGGCCACAGATCTTGAAGCCAATTTCCTATGGGTTTGATTTCTGGCTGTGAGCCCTATTGGAGGATCTTAAGCAAGTTATATCATCTTTCTGAActgcagttttctcatctgttaaatggaaataatgatcCTTGCTTTGCAGGGTTGTAAtgaagatttcactttttttttttaaagattttatttgtttatttaccagagagagagtgaaagagagggggagagcgctcgagagtacaagtgggggggggggtggcggagcagcaggcaaggagaagcaggaggagccagatgcaggactggatcccagaaccctgggatcgtgacctgaaccgaaggtagacgcttaacctattgagccacccagatgtcccaagatttcacattctttttcGAAATGACTGGTTTGGGTTTTTGTAGGCTTTTATTCCATTCACCCTATTCTTCCTGAGTCTGTCTGGCCAACAAACCTGAATGGTAGTTCTCACCCTGCATTACAGCGTTTGTGTGCATGTGGTAGGGAAtaaggggaggagtggagggatggatgctttttaaaaaaatctgatttatcttattttgttcaGGAAATATCCTCTCAGAAAATGCAGACTAACTACAATCTCTGCCCCAGCACAACTTTAGGAAGGTGGAACCATTCTCCAAGTAATGCATTATTGAGCAATCATCCCCACTCAGTATCAATGACCTTGGCAacggggatttttttttttttttaacgtatgagtgaatgaaaaaataaaatgtcttctttaaagCCAGGTTTTGGAGCATTCCCAGCTGCCCTGGGATtgcttactctcccactccctttgggCTGGTTTAGAGAGCCAGAATTGAATGTAATGAGACCCAGCAACTCAGGGTCTGCAGGAAATGCCCTTCAGAAACAGATACTTTCTGAAGTcatttttctggttgtttctcAGATACTTGGTGATACCATCTTGGGTATGTTTTGCCTTGCAGTGGGAACACTTTGCAAAGTAGACCCACTTcctacccccccacccaccttattttgttattttgaaatctaAGGACAGCACAGGGAGGtggaagaaagaacacaagccACAGAACTCTGTTCTGTGTGTGTCCATATGTGGGGACTTGCAGTCTGTCCAGTGTGGGCCATGTAGGGGAGAGGTATGATCCCAGTGGCATACAGGAAATAGCTGTGGATTTAGAGCCCAAAAGATTGGGATTTAAATTCTATCTCCTAACTGGTTATGCAAACTTGAGCAACCAGTTTACCTTCAGAAGCCCTGTTGCTTTGCATGTGAAAGGGAAATGGTTACCAAAGCCACCCCAGCGGGTGTGATGAGTAAGTACTAGCAGGTGCCAAAGGGCTTAGTTGAAGAAGAAGTACTAAATACATATCGTACCAGAACTCCGGCTTGGGTCAGACAGATTAGGCCTGTTACACTATACTACCGTCCCTCAATATCCAGTGCCACTCCCTGGAATCAGGCTCAGTCATGGGACTTCGCCAATGTGAACCCAAGGGCTCCCTCAATTCCAAGAGGGCTTGACAGGCTCATTAGCAATTCCCCAGCTCTCTTCCCCTTGCCTCTGTGACAAGAAAGCATGTGTGAGGAGGAGCCCGGGGACATCAGGGCCCTAAGTGATCACAGTAAGCACAACTCCCATGCTGTTCCTTGATGGGTTCCTATCACCAGCTGTTTTAGCTCTTTCAGGGACTTGAAGATTTGGAGATTTAGGGATTGATTGTTATCACAGTAAAACTGGCCTCACCGATACACCTGGGTACTGTTTCTTTAAGCCATTTAATAGACAAAGAAAACACATACATAGTTAAACTGAACACAGCACAGTTTTGGGGAGATGGGACAGCCCTTGCTGGGTGCTACTTGCTGCCGCTCTTGGGAATGGGCCGGTAGACCCCGACGACCACAGCGTGGTCCCTCTCGTAGGGCTCCAGCGTCAGCTGCTCCTGAGGCTTCAAGTTCTCCTGCTGCAACTTCCTCACCTCAGAAGCAAACACCGCCTCAGCGGAGGCCGTGGAGTCGATGCAGTTGGCCTTGATGGAAATGAGAAAGTGGCCCCCGTTGCGCAGGAAGGTGTGGGCATTCAGAGCCACTATACGGGACTGGTCAGGCTGGGCCACATCCGCAAAGATCACATCCACCATTCCTATAAGCATGCGGTACTTGAGCGGGTGTCGGGCATCTTCGAGAACCGGGATGATGTTGGTTCGCTTCTTGGCCACATTAACCAGATCACGGCCGGCCCGGTGGGAGAACTCAACTGCATAGACCAGGCCGTCCGGGCCGATGATGTCGGAGACATGAGAGACGGTAGTCCCTGAGGCAGCGCCCAGGTACAGCACTTTGGACTTGGGTTTGATGTGGATCTGGTCGACCCCGCCCAGGATGGCCGCTGCCAGCTTGGAGCGGAAGGGGTTCCATGTGCGGTACTCTTGTTTCACACCGCCCTCGGTCACCGTGACCCGCCGCTCGCCATACACCGAGTGGCCCGGCACCATATTCAGTGTTACCAGCGCGTCCTCCGCTCCACGGTAGATGAAGACACCCTCATGCCTGTGTGGCTCCACCGACACAATATTGACACACTTCCTGCGGCGGTTTTTATTTTTGCCCACACCGCCGCGCCGCTGCCCGCTGCCACCACGGTCCCTACTGTCCCCCCCTCCACGCCCCCGGCCCCGACCGCCTCCAAAGACACGCGCCCGCGCCCCAAAGCCGCCCTTGCCCCCAGGGCCGCCATCGCCGCCTCCTCCCTTGCCTCCTCNNNNNNNNNNNNNNNNNNNNNNNNNNNNNNNNNNNNNNNNNNNNNNNNNNNNNNNNNNNNNNNNNNNNNNNNNNNNNNNNNNNNNNNNNNNNNNNNNNNNNNNNNNNNNNNNNNNNNNNNNNNNNNNNNNCCCCCCACGGCCACCCGACCCACCCCCGCGCGAGCTTGAGGCAGACTTCATGGCGCGCCCCGGGCACCCGGGTGGGCGGCTAGCAGTGATTATAAAGCGTCGCAGATAACTGGCGGCGGTTGTCAGGGATTACCAGTGGCTTGGAGCCGTTGTCGGGAGTCACAGGTGGTTCTGGATGGCGGTCCTAACGTGGGGCATCGGCGACAGCGGATGCTGCTGGCCCGGTTACCCACAGCAGGAGACCGGGGCAAGGTGCGCGGCGGTCGGGAAGAGCTTTACCGCAGTGCCGGCATCCTTGGAGCCGCCCTTCGACGCAGCGACTGGCGTGATTGCATCATACCCGCTTCTGCGACCCTGCAGCCCCGGAAGCCCCCCTTCTGACCCGCGAGCAGAC
The Ailuropoda melanoleuca isolate Jingjing chromosome 3, ASM200744v2, whole genome shotgun sequence DNA segment above includes these coding regions:
- the FBLL1 gene encoding rRNA/tRNA 2'-O-methyltransferase fibrillarin-like protein 1, coding for MKSASSSRGGGKGGGGDGGPGGKGGFGARARVFGGGRGRGRGGGDSRDRGGSGQRRGGVGKNKNRRRKCVNIVSVEPHRHEGVFIYRGAEDALVTLNMVPGHSVYGERRVTVTEGGVKQEYRTWNPFRSKLAAAILGGVDQIHIKPKSKVLYLGAASGTTVSHVSDIIGPDGLVYAVEFSHRAGRDLVNVAKKRTNIIPVLEDARHPLKYRMLIGMVDVIFADVAQPDQSRIVALNAHTFLRNGGHFLISIKANCIDSTASAEAVFASEVRKLQQENLKPQEQLTLEPYERDHAVVVGVYRPIPKSGSK